From a single Hypanus sabinus isolate sHypSab1 chromosome 7, sHypSab1.hap1, whole genome shotgun sequence genomic region:
- the LOC132396380 gene encoding uncharacterized protein LOC132396380, translated as MCEASPQHGGMLTFLNESMIFQIPLNTYSASGCRARQTDRQLTSSSAISHLDKLKLLASLEVANGLTASLGSTVKPKPITAAESGSPTGSRVLYKDETHSGFVGSEVIDEPSVRRPESATGSPMGSRVLYKVETHSGFVGLEVIDEPSVRRPESPTAGDRLHIRETTRVPQSDEKQEMYMGTDASSRKYNKALPDVSKSPKMVPSSSGPRVHETERGKRAPPIMLSMATASLVSLDTVQEQNEGVNNAENGLSKVPASLDSFPSAPQAINPAVNRKKIKAQRLPKLTAGANKLFLPKVVSGTTVAMHHPSRGPSSIRQPLVSTATDSADGHRQATSRKSPEMQEEDSECEKQQNME; from the exons ATGTGTGAGGCATCTCCCCAGCATGGAGGCATGCTGACTTTCCTTAATGAATCAATGATTTTCCAAAT ACCTCTAAACACATACTCAGCATCAGGCTGCAGGGCCCGGCAAACAGATCGACAGCTCACGTCAAGCTCAGCGATTTCTCATCTGGACAAGCTGAAGCTCCTGGCATCCTTGGAAGTTGCAAATGGATTAACAGCCAGTCTGGGCAGCACAGTGAAACCCAAGCCAATCACCGCTGCGGAGTCAG GCAGTCCCACGGGGTCGAGGGTTTTGTACAAAGACGAAACCCATTCCGGTTTTGTGGGATCGGAGGTGATTGATGAGCCCAGTGTAAGAAGGCCAGAGTCGGCCACAG GCAGTCCCATGGGGTCGAGGGTTTTGTACAAGGTCGAAACCCATTCCGGTTTTGTGGGATTGGAGGTGATTGATGAGCCCAGTGTAAGAAGGCCAGAGTCGCCCACAG CTGGGGATCGTCTGCACATTAGGGAGACAACCCGTGTGCCCCAGAGCGATGAGAAACAGGAGATGTATATGGGAACTGACGCGTCATCAAG GAAGTATAACAAAGCTTTGCCTGATGTCAGCAAGTCTCCGAAAATGGTTCCGAGTAGCAGTGGACCAAGGGTGCACGAGACTGAGAGAGGGAAGCGGGCACCACCAATCATGCTCAGCATGGCAACTGCGTCCCTGGTCAGCCTGGACACTGTTCAGGAGCAGAATGA AGGTGTGAACAATGCTGAGAATGGGCTCTCCAAGGTCCCAGCTTCACTTGACTCCTTTCCATCAGCACCACAAGCCATCAACCCTGCAGTGAATCGCAAGAAGATCAAAGCACAGAGACTCCCAAAACTGACAGCCGGGGCCAACAAACTCTTTCTGCCCAAAGTTGTGAGTGGGACAACAGTTGCAATGCACCATCCCAGCAGAGGACCTTCAAGTATAAGGCAGCCTTTGGTCtccactgctacagacagtgcaGATGGACACAGGCAGGCAACAAGCAGAAAGTCACCAGAAATGCAGGAAGAGGATTCAGAGTGTGAGAAACAGCAGAACATGGAATGA